In a genomic window of Campylobacter concisus:
- the xseA gene encoding exodeoxyribonuclease VII large subunit, with protein sequence MLSVSELNEKAKALLEATLDYVEVSGEISRLTKHTSGHWYFTLKDDKSSISAVMYRMNNQKVKFLPKDGLKVKIYGKVTIYSPSGSYQLVASAMLPDGEGELELAFRQLKEKLENEGLFDIAAKKEIPNLPKKIALVTSATSAALQDMLKVVTSRWKLSEIYIFDALTQGENAPSLLIKALRRADKYGVDVIVLARGGGSKEDLWCFNDEGLAREIYATKTPVISAIGHEIDYVISDFVADRRSLTPSAAMLDLLPDEEAFFQYLDRLSDDLDSALSLKITKKQNLLNVLLSKFSSNALKARIELKFSEMTNKQNALTNAVQRKILVLGSALGSLEKAYEMRKLFFESTKGLIEVRKDGKMVDLRDLKIDDEIELISQNTHKKAIIKE encoded by the coding sequence ATGCTTAGTGTTTCTGAGCTAAACGAAAAAGCAAAGGCACTGCTTGAAGCAACGCTTGACTACGTCGAGGTAAGTGGAGAAATTTCGCGCCTTACTAAGCACACTTCTGGGCACTGGTACTTCACGCTAAAGGATGATAAGTCAAGCATCTCAGCTGTGATGTATCGCATGAATAACCAAAAGGTGAAATTCTTACCAAAAGATGGGCTAAAAGTAAAAATTTATGGCAAAGTGACCATTTATTCGCCAAGCGGGTCGTATCAGCTAGTGGCTAGTGCGATGCTGCCTGATGGCGAGGGTGAGCTTGAGCTTGCGTTTAGGCAGCTTAAAGAAAAGCTCGAAAATGAGGGGCTTTTTGACATTGCTGCAAAAAAAGAGATACCAAATTTACCTAAAAAAATAGCCCTTGTCACAAGCGCTACTTCGGCGGCGCTTCAGGATATGTTAAAGGTCGTGACGAGCCGTTGGAAATTAAGCGAAATTTATATTTTTGATGCTTTAACTCAAGGTGAAAATGCCCCAAGCTTGCTTATAAAAGCCTTGCGCAGAGCCGATAAATACGGCGTAGATGTGATTGTTTTAGCTAGAGGAGGTGGCAGCAAAGAGGATCTTTGGTGCTTTAACGACGAGGGCTTAGCTCGTGAAATTTACGCTACAAAGACGCCAGTCATAAGCGCTATCGGACACGAGATCGACTACGTTATAAGCGACTTTGTAGCAGACCGCAGATCGCTTACGCCAAGTGCAGCTATGCTTGATCTGCTGCCTGATGAAGAGGCATTTTTTCAGTATCTTGACAGGCTCAGCGATGATCTTGATAGCGCTTTAAGCTTAAAGATCACCAAAAAGCAAAATTTGCTAAATGTTCTTCTTTCTAAATTTTCATCAAATGCTCTAAAAGCTAGGATCGAGCTAAAATTTAGCGAGATGACAAACAAGCAAAATGCCCTAACAAACGCCGTGCAAAGAAAAATTTTAGTCCTTGGCTCGGCCCTTGGCTCGCTAGAAAAGGCTTATGAGATGAGGAAACTCTTTTTTGAGAGCACAAAAGGGCTTATCGAGGTTAGAAAAGATGGCAAGATGGTTGATCTTAGGGATCTAAAAATAGACGATGAGATCGAGCTTATCTCACAAAATACACATAAAAAAGCAATTATCAAGGAGTAA
- the ubiE gene encoding bifunctional demethylmenaquinone methyltransferase/2-methoxy-6-polyprenyl-1,4-benzoquinol methylase UbiE, producing the protein MQKQEKIVDMFNQIAPTYDVANRVLSLGVDVSWRKFACRYMLEIFKERSINIVDVACGTGDMMGLWSEISKEFGVEVKNLTGIDPSSGMLKEARAKFPNFKFIEAYADNTTLASGEAQILSISYGIRNVVERKAALREFNRVLALNGYVVVLEFTKRQKKGFITSLRDFYLSKILPSIGGFISKNKEAYEYLPSSIENFLDAKSFCDELIEAGFEIELCKGFSMDISTLFIAKKVREINA; encoded by the coding sequence ATGCAAAAACAAGAAAAAATAGTTGATATGTTTAACCAGATCGCTCCGACTTATGACGTCGCAAACAGGGTATTAAGTCTTGGTGTGGATGTGAGCTGGAGGAAATTCGCCTGCAGATATATGCTAGAAATTTTTAAAGAAAGAAGCATAAATATCGTCGACGTGGCTTGTGGTACTGGCGATATGATGGGGCTTTGGAGTGAAATTTCAAAAGAATTTGGCGTTGAGGTGAAAAACCTCACTGGCATCGATCCCTCAAGTGGTATGCTAAAAGAGGCTAGGGCAAAATTTCCAAATTTTAAATTTATAGAGGCCTACGCTGACAACACTACGCTTGCAAGCGGAGAGGCTCAAATTCTAAGCATAAGCTATGGCATCAGAAACGTGGTCGAGCGAAAGGCGGCGCTTAGGGAGTTTAACAGAGTGCTTGCTCTAAATGGCTACGTAGTCGTACTTGAATTTACAAAGCGCCAGAAAAAGGGCTTTATAACCTCGCTAAGAGATTTTTATCTAAGTAAAATTTTGCCAAGTATAGGAGGCTTTATCTCAAAAAATAAAGAGGCATACGAGTATCTGCCAAGCTCGATCGAAAATTTCTTGGACGCAAAGAGCTTTTGTGATGAACTTATAGAGGCTGGCTTTGAGATAGAGCTTTGCAAGGGCTTTAGCATGGATATCTCGACACTATTTATCGCTAAAAAGGTAAGAGAAATCAATGCTTAG
- a CDS encoding CYTH and CHAD domain-containing protein, producing the protein MSLEIERKFLLKNSQILDFLKEAGVVFKHLEISQFYTKITQNKEIRFRSEEDKFIKTVKIGKDLIREENEEFCEKAEFKKALKNRIGSVILKDRYIFKLNNNPCNIDIFKNELNGLCTFEIEFSDENEAVFFKLPPFLENFCLSDVTCDKRYKNKFLAVHANENEEIDYKRAYKIIKGKEILPNFAANLKSGEALRVLFVSIFKVIKSLKSQYLIDKDEEVLHELRVNLRKVRSLLKIFSGVFDEKVTLFFGENFKMLANSTNKKRDLDVFLSFLNEQKHANEPIYFVQKALDLEYENVKSYLGDEENYAFLKEWEIFLNEGEFYKSKLFDVSLSRLGSFKLRTLLVLAQKRLKGLNQDCPNESFHDLRIELKKMRYTYELLCEIFYFEGLKKYEEKLKQMQEIFGSLQDYDVWLGILKRLPEMPDKERLESKIYKQIYKSREEILKKRLKFIKATRKISRNLKIYYI; encoded by the coding sequence GTGAGTTTGGAGATAGAGCGTAAATTTTTACTCAAAAATTCTCAAATTCTAGATTTTTTAAAAGAAGCTGGAGTAGTCTTTAAGCATCTTGAAATTTCTCAATTTTATACCAAGATAACGCAAAATAAAGAGATCCGCTTTCGAAGTGAAGAGGATAAATTTATAAAAACTGTAAAGATCGGCAAAGATCTAATCAGAGAAGAAAATGAAGAATTTTGCGAAAAAGCGGAGTTTAAAAAGGCTCTTAAAAATCGCATTGGTAGCGTCATCTTAAAAGATAGATACATTTTTAAACTAAATAACAATCCTTGCAATATTGATATTTTTAAAAATGAATTAAACGGGCTTTGCACATTTGAAATCGAATTTAGCGATGAAAATGAAGCTGTCTTTTTCAAGCTGCCACCGTTTTTAGAAAATTTTTGCCTAAGTGACGTAACTTGCGATAAAAGATATAAAAACAAATTTCTTGCCGTCCATGCTAATGAAAATGAAGAAATTGACTACAAAAGAGCTTATAAGATCATAAAAGGAAAAGAAATTCTTCCAAATTTTGCTGCAAATCTAAAAAGCGGCGAGGCACTAAGAGTCCTTTTTGTTAGTATTTTTAAAGTAATAAAAAGTCTAAAAAGCCAGTATTTGATAGACAAAGATGAAGAAGTTTTGCATGAGCTTCGCGTAAATTTAAGAAAGGTTAGATCGTTACTTAAAATTTTTAGTGGCGTTTTTGATGAGAAAGTGACACTTTTTTTTGGCGAGAATTTTAAAATGCTTGCAAACTCGACAAACAAAAAGCGAGATTTGGATGTATTTTTGAGCTTTTTAAACGAGCAAAAACATGCAAATGAGCCTATCTATTTTGTGCAAAAGGCTCTAGATTTAGAGTATGAAAATGTAAAAAGCTACCTTGGCGACGAAGAAAATTACGCATTTTTAAAAGAGTGGGAGATATTTTTAAACGAGGGTGAATTTTATAAGTCAAAACTCTTTGATGTAAGCCTTTCGCGCCTTGGTTCGTTTAAGCTTAGAACGCTTTTGGTTTTAGCTCAAAAAAGGCTAAAAGGCTTAAATCAAGACTGCCCAAATGAGAGCTTTCATGATCTTAGGATAGAGCTTAAGAAGATGAGATATACATACGAGCTTTTATGTGAAATTTTCTATTTTGAAGGGCTTAAAAAGTATGAAGAGAAGCTAAAGCAGATGCAAGAAATTTTTGGTAGTCTTCAAGACTATGACGTCTGGCTCGGTATCCTTAAAAGACTTCCAGAAATGCCAGACAAAGAGAGGCTCGAGAGTAAAATTTACAAGCAAATTTATAAAAGTAGAGAAGAGATACTAAAAAAGCGTCTTAAATTTATAAAAGCAACTCGTAAAATTTCAAGAAATTTAAAAATTTACTACATATAA